Proteins encoded together in one Paracidovorax wautersii window:
- a CDS encoding ArgE/DapE family deacylase, whose amino-acid sequence MSNYQPLDAWIDQHFDEEVRFLQALVQVPTDTPPGNNAPHAERTAELLQGFGFDAEKHAVPEADVRAYGMESITNLIVRRTYGTPGDGGKTIALNAHGDVVPPGEGWTHDPYGAEIVDGKMYGRATAVSKSDFASFTFALRALEAVAKPTRGAVELHFTYDEEFGGELGPGWLLKKGLTKPDLMIAAGFSYEVVTAHNGCLQMEVTVHGKMAHAAVPHTGVDALQGAVHILNALYKQNTAYQQITSKVEGIKHPYLNVGRIEGGTNTNVVPGKVTFKLDRRMIPEENPVDVEADIRRVIAEAAAGKAGITVEIKRLLLANSMKPLAGNAPLVSAIQRHGEAVFGQPVPAMGTPLYTDVRLYGEAGIPGVIYGAGPRTVLESHAKRADERLDLEDLRRATKVIARALHDLLK is encoded by the coding sequence ATGAGCAACTACCAGCCACTCGACGCCTGGATCGACCAGCATTTCGACGAGGAAGTGCGCTTCCTGCAAGCCCTCGTGCAGGTGCCCACCGACACGCCCCCCGGCAACAACGCACCCCATGCGGAGCGCACGGCCGAGCTGCTGCAAGGCTTCGGCTTCGACGCCGAAAAGCACGCCGTGCCCGAGGCCGACGTGCGCGCCTATGGCATGGAGTCGATCACCAACCTGATCGTGCGCCGCACCTACGGCACGCCCGGCGACGGCGGCAAGACCATCGCACTGAACGCGCACGGCGACGTCGTGCCGCCCGGCGAGGGCTGGACGCACGACCCCTACGGCGCCGAGATCGTCGATGGAAAGATGTACGGCCGCGCCACCGCTGTGAGCAAGAGCGACTTCGCCTCCTTCACCTTCGCCTTGCGCGCGCTCGAAGCGGTGGCCAAGCCTACGCGCGGCGCGGTGGAACTGCACTTCACCTACGACGAGGAGTTCGGCGGCGAACTCGGCCCCGGCTGGCTGCTCAAGAAAGGGCTGACGAAGCCCGACCTGATGATCGCCGCCGGCTTCAGCTACGAGGTGGTCACCGCGCACAACGGCTGCCTGCAGATGGAAGTGACCGTGCACGGCAAGATGGCCCATGCCGCCGTGCCGCACACGGGCGTGGACGCGCTGCAGGGCGCCGTGCACATCCTGAACGCGCTCTACAAGCAGAACACAGCCTACCAGCAGATCACGTCGAAGGTCGAGGGCATCAAGCACCCCTACCTGAACGTGGGCCGCATCGAAGGCGGCACCAACACCAACGTCGTACCGGGCAAGGTCACGTTCAAGCTCGACCGCCGCATGATCCCGGAAGAGAACCCGGTCGATGTGGAGGCCGACATCCGCCGCGTGATCGCCGAGGCGGCTGCGGGCAAGGCCGGCATCACGGTGGAGATCAAGCGCCTGCTGCTGGCCAATTCGATGAAGCCGCTGGCCGGCAACGCACCGCTGGTGAGCGCCATCCAGCGCCATGGCGAAGCCGTGTTCGGCCAGCCCGTACCCGCCATGGGCACGCCGCTGTACACCGATGTGCGCCTGTATGGCGAGGCCGGCATTCCCGGCGTGATCTACGGCGCCGGCCCGCGCACCGTGCTCGAGTCGCACGCCAAGCGCGCCGACGAACGCCTGGACCTGGAAGACCTGCGCCGCGCGACCAAGGTGATCGCCCGCGCGCTGCACGACTTGCTGAAGTAA
- the ggt gene encoding gamma-glutamyltransferase, with product MQLRHTLLASSLALALASLSACSTNPAQRDSMQTGATPAQTAAVAAAPAQPPAAAAPTATPAVQQSAAAQAAAAAYDFDMDVFHPVVARNGMVATEQELASKIGLDILKQGGNAVDAAVGIGFALAVALPNAGNLGGGGFMVVHDAKTGKNVALDFREVAPQAATRDMYLDDKGNVINGKSLYTHYAIGVPGTVAGMEHALKNWGTMPLSKVIAPAAALADKGFPVSETLAKILQQEKKNMGQWPATRAIFWKNGEPLKAGDALVQKDLAQSMRLIGQQGAKAFYQGAIAQKIAAETKPHAGAVTLADLRDYKVVERVPTTGTYRGYDIVTMPPPSSGGPHLVQILNMLEPLPLAQWGPNSAQTLHYMAESMKLAYADRSEYLGDPDFVKIPLKGLTSKNYAASLAKTIDPNVARSGKSIKPGQPQPYESDQTTHYSVVDKAGNAVAVTYTLNTNFGSGIVAKGTGILLNNEMDDFSAKPGVANAYGLVGGDANAVAAKKRPLSSMTPTMVLKDGKPVLVTGSPGGARIITTVLQTVVNTIDFNMNPAEAASTPRVHHQWTPDELRIEKGLSPDTIALLKAKGHNVQLKASMGRTQTIQLRGGAMYGYSDPRNPDGKTLGY from the coding sequence ATGCAACTTCGACACACGCTGCTCGCCAGCAGCCTGGCGCTGGCCTTGGCCAGCCTGAGCGCCTGCAGCACCAACCCCGCGCAGCGGGACAGCATGCAGACCGGGGCCACGCCCGCCCAGACCGCGGCCGTGGCCGCCGCGCCCGCACAGCCGCCCGCTGCTGCTGCGCCCACCGCCACCCCGGCCGTGCAGCAGAGCGCTGCAGCCCAGGCCGCCGCCGCGGCGTACGACTTCGACATGGACGTGTTCCATCCGGTCGTGGCCAGGAACGGCATGGTGGCCACCGAGCAGGAACTGGCCTCGAAGATCGGCCTGGACATCCTCAAGCAAGGCGGCAATGCCGTGGACGCGGCGGTCGGCATCGGCTTCGCGCTGGCCGTGGCCCTGCCCAACGCGGGCAACCTGGGCGGCGGCGGCTTCATGGTGGTGCACGACGCCAAGACCGGCAAGAACGTCGCGCTGGATTTCCGCGAGGTGGCCCCGCAAGCCGCGACGCGCGACATGTACCTGGACGACAAGGGCAACGTGATCAACGGCAAGTCGCTGTATACCCACTACGCCATCGGCGTGCCCGGCACCGTGGCCGGCATGGAGCACGCCCTGAAGAACTGGGGCACCATGCCCCTGTCCAAGGTGATCGCCCCGGCCGCTGCGCTGGCCGACAAGGGCTTCCCGGTCAGCGAGACGCTGGCCAAGATCCTGCAGCAAGAGAAGAAGAATATGGGCCAGTGGCCCGCCACGCGCGCCATCTTCTGGAAGAACGGCGAGCCACTGAAGGCCGGCGATGCGCTGGTGCAGAAAGACCTGGCGCAGTCGATGCGCCTGATCGGGCAGCAGGGCGCCAAGGCGTTCTACCAGGGCGCCATCGCGCAGAAGATCGCCGCGGAAACCAAGCCGCATGCGGGCGCCGTCACGCTGGCCGACCTGCGCGATTACAAGGTCGTCGAGCGCGTACCCACCACCGGCACCTATCGCGGCTACGACATCGTGACCATGCCGCCCCCCTCGTCGGGCGGCCCGCACCTGGTGCAGATCCTGAACATGCTGGAGCCGCTGCCGCTGGCGCAGTGGGGCCCCAACAGCGCGCAGACCCTGCACTACATGGCCGAGAGCATGAAGCTGGCGTACGCCGACCGCTCCGAGTACCTGGGCGACCCCGACTTCGTGAAGATTCCGCTCAAGGGCCTGACGTCCAAGAACTACGCCGCATCGCTGGCCAAGACCATCGACCCGAACGTGGCCCGTTCCGGCAAAAGCATCAAGCCCGGCCAGCCCCAGCCGTATGAAAGCGACCAGACCACACACTACTCGGTGGTGGACAAGGCCGGCAACGCCGTGGCGGTGACCTATACGCTGAACACCAACTTCGGCAGCGGCATCGTCGCCAAGGGCACGGGCATCCTGCTCAACAACGAGATGGACGACTTCTCGGCCAAGCCCGGCGTGGCCAACGCCTACGGGCTGGTGGGCGGCGACGCCAACGCCGTGGCCGCCAAGAAGCGCCCCCTGTCGTCGATGACGCCCACCATGGTGCTGAAGGACGGCAAGCCCGTGCTGGTGACCGGCAGCCCCGGTGGCGCCCGCATCATCACCACCGTGCTGCAGACCGTGGTGAACACCATCGACTTCAACATGAACCCGGCCGAGGCCGCCAGCACGCCCCGCGTGCACCACCAGTGGACGCCGGACGAGCTTCGCATCGAAAAGGGCCTGAGCCCGGACACCATCGCGCTGCTGAAGGCCAAAGGCCACAACGTGCAGCTCAAGGCGTCGATGGGCCGCACGCAGACCATCCAGCTGCGCGGCGGCGCGATGTACGGCTACTCCGACCCGCGCAACCCGGACGGCAAGACGCTGGGCTACTGA
- a CDS encoding C4-dicarboxylate transporter DctA has protein sequence MARFFRSLFGQVVLALVAGVVIGLVWPATAVQLKPLGDGFIKLIKMLIPLIVFCVVVHGIAGTGDLKRVGRVGVKSLIYFEVITTIALVLGLVLAFVFQPGVGMNVDPKALDASAMSAYAANADKLASGGFSDFLLKLIPTTAISAFSSGDVLQVLLFSIVFGIALALLGEHGARVGGLIEDLSLVLFKIMGLLIRLAPLGVLGAIAFTVGKYGVGSLKQLGQLVALFYVAVFLFVAVVLGLIMRLSGFSLFKLLRYLREELAVVFATTSSDSVLPQIMAKLKHLGIRDSTVGLVIPTGYSFNLDAFSIYITLAAVFIAQATNTPISMTDLLTILAISLVTSKGAHGVPGSAIVVLAATLHAIPAIPAIGLVLVLSVDWFMGIARALGNLIGNCVATVAIAAWEGDIDRERARAVLDRQPLPPSDPR, from the coding sequence ATGGCGCGTTTCTTCAGGTCTCTTTTCGGGCAGGTCGTCCTCGCCCTGGTGGCGGGGGTGGTGATCGGGCTGGTCTGGCCCGCCACGGCGGTGCAGCTCAAGCCCCTGGGCGATGGCTTCATCAAGCTCATCAAGATGCTGATCCCGCTGATCGTGTTCTGCGTGGTGGTGCACGGCATTGCCGGCACGGGCGATCTGAAGCGGGTGGGCCGGGTGGGCGTCAAGTCGCTGATCTACTTCGAGGTCATCACCACCATCGCTCTGGTACTCGGCCTGGTGCTGGCCTTCGTGTTCCAGCCCGGCGTGGGCATGAACGTGGACCCGAAGGCGCTGGACGCCTCTGCCATGAGCGCCTACGCCGCCAATGCCGACAAGCTGGCCAGCGGGGGCTTCAGCGACTTCCTGCTCAAGCTGATTCCCACCACGGCCATCAGCGCGTTCTCCAGCGGCGACGTGCTGCAGGTGCTGCTGTTCTCCATCGTCTTCGGCATCGCGCTGGCGCTGCTGGGCGAGCACGGGGCCCGCGTGGGCGGGCTCATCGAAGACCTGTCGCTGGTGCTGTTCAAGATCATGGGCCTGCTGATCCGCCTGGCGCCGCTGGGCGTGCTGGGCGCCATCGCCTTCACGGTGGGCAAGTACGGCGTGGGCTCGCTCAAGCAGTTGGGGCAGCTGGTGGCGCTGTTCTACGTGGCGGTGTTCCTGTTCGTGGCGGTCGTGCTCGGGCTCATCATGCGGCTGTCGGGCTTCAGCCTGTTCAAGCTGCTGCGCTACCTGCGCGAAGAACTGGCGGTGGTGTTCGCCACCACCTCGTCCGACAGCGTGCTGCCGCAGATCATGGCCAAGCTCAAGCACCTGGGCATCCGCGACTCGACCGTGGGCTTGGTCATCCCCACGGGCTACTCCTTCAATCTGGACGCGTTCTCGATCTACATCACGCTGGCCGCCGTGTTCATCGCCCAGGCGACCAACACGCCCATCAGCATGACCGACCTGCTGACCATCCTGGCGATCTCGCTGGTCACCTCCAAGGGCGCGCACGGCGTGCCGGGCTCGGCCATCGTGGTGCTGGCCGCCACGCTGCATGCGATTCCGGCGATTCCCGCAATCGGCTTGGTGCTGGTGCTGTCGGTGGACTGGTTCATGGGCATCGCACGCGCCCTGGGCAATCTGATCGGCAACTGCGTGGCCACCGTGGCCATCGCCGCGTGGGAGGGGGACATCGACCGCGAGCGCGCCCGCGCCGTGCTGGACCGCCAGCCTCTGCCACCGTCTGATCCGCGATGA
- a CDS encoding methyl-accepting chemotaxis protein, which produces MLQTLRSKILAISTATVVCALAITGAATYSITRTSTFQTIEQDLDAITAGNTMAIDQWVASKALAVTAAAAAIEQGDPQDYAAHMGKASGFPITTVGWEDKTFKSTTQTAAGYDPTARPWYKAAVQAGKLTVTKPYGDSSTGTPYVAFVAPMLRGGALQGVISGAVPLTGVRDVVAAIRPTPNSLGFVVSTEGQVLAHADAKLILKPAAEISALLTPAALTALATAQQPLEVELDGRAKLLKARAVQGTDWLLVVALDKAEATAGLRSVLQTLAVAIVVLALIAAAVSAALTATSFRRLSQVRDAMDTVGSGGGDLTQRLPVHGNDEVAQIAKSFNQFVEQIGTVLKDVQSGVESMKTATDEIKAGNQDLSNRTEGSASAIQETSASLSQLTVNVKQSAEAAALATRLANAASASATKGGEVVGSAVSTMDEISGASSKIGEIIGVIDSIAFQTNILALNAAVEAARAGEQGRGFAVVAAEVRSLAHRSATAAKEIKTLIDASGASVVTGTERVRAAGETMGEIVEGIQRVAQIIGEINGSMNEQSMGIGQINQAVAEMDRATQQNAALVEESTAASSVLNEQAHHLSRTVAGFTLDRRDADDTLRLR; this is translated from the coding sequence ATGCTCCAAACCCTTCGCTCGAAGATTCTTGCCATCAGCACCGCCACCGTGGTCTGTGCCCTGGCCATCACCGGTGCTGCCACCTACAGCATCACCCGCACCAGCACCTTCCAGACCATCGAACAGGACCTGGACGCGATCACGGCCGGCAACACCATGGCCATCGACCAGTGGGTGGCGTCCAAGGCGCTGGCCGTGACGGCCGCGGCCGCCGCCATCGAGCAGGGCGACCCGCAGGACTACGCGGCGCACATGGGCAAGGCCAGCGGCTTCCCGATCACCACGGTGGGCTGGGAAGACAAGACCTTCAAGTCCACCACGCAGACGGCCGCAGGCTACGACCCCACGGCCCGTCCCTGGTACAAGGCCGCCGTGCAGGCCGGCAAGCTCACCGTCACCAAGCCTTATGGCGACTCCAGCACCGGCACACCCTACGTGGCCTTCGTAGCGCCCATGCTGCGCGGCGGCGCCCTGCAGGGCGTGATCAGCGGTGCCGTGCCGCTGACCGGCGTGCGCGATGTGGTGGCCGCCATCCGGCCCACGCCCAACAGCCTGGGTTTCGTCGTCAGCACCGAGGGCCAGGTGCTGGCCCATGCCGACGCCAAGCTCATCCTCAAGCCCGCCGCCGAGATCTCCGCCCTGCTCACGCCAGCGGCGCTGACGGCGCTCGCCACCGCCCAGCAACCGCTCGAAGTGGAGCTGGATGGCCGGGCCAAGCTGCTGAAGGCCCGCGCCGTGCAGGGCACGGACTGGCTGCTGGTCGTGGCGCTGGACAAGGCGGAGGCCACGGCCGGCCTGCGCAGCGTGCTGCAGACGCTGGCCGTCGCCATCGTCGTCCTGGCCCTGATCGCCGCCGCCGTGTCGGCCGCGCTCACCGCCACCTCGTTCCGCCGCCTGTCGCAGGTGCGCGACGCCATGGACACCGTGGGCTCCGGCGGCGGCGACCTGACCCAGCGCCTGCCCGTGCACGGCAACGACGAAGTGGCGCAGATCGCCAAGTCGTTCAACCAGTTCGTGGAGCAGATCGGCACGGTGCTCAAGGACGTGCAGAGCGGCGTGGAATCGATGAAGACCGCCACCGACGAGATCAAGGCCGGCAACCAGGATCTGTCCAACCGCACCGAAGGCTCGGCCAGCGCCATCCAGGAAACCTCGGCCTCGCTGTCGCAGCTCACCGTCAACGTCAAGCAGTCCGCCGAGGCCGCGGCCCTGGCCACGCGCCTGGCCAATGCGGCCAGCGCCTCCGCCACCAAGGGCGGCGAGGTGGTGGGCAGCGCCGTCAGCACCATGGATGAAATCTCCGGCGCCTCGTCCAAGATCGGCGAGATCATCGGCGTGATCGACTCCATCGCGTTCCAGACCAACATCCTGGCGCTGAACGCGGCCGTGGAAGCCGCCCGCGCCGGCGAGCAGGGCCGGGGCTTTGCCGTGGTGGCCGCCGAGGTGCGCAGCCTGGCGCACCGCAGCGCCACCGCCGCCAAGGAGATCAAGACGCTGATCGACGCCTCCGGCGCCAGCGTGGTCACCGGCACGGAGCGTGTGCGCGCCGCGGGCGAGACCATGGGCGAGATCGTGGAAGGCATCCAGCGCGTGGCGCAGATCATCGGCGAGATCAATGGATCGATGAACGAGCAGAGCATGGGCATCGGCCAGATCAACCAGGCCGTGGCCGAGATGGACCGCGCCACCCAGCAGAATGCAGCCCTGGTGGAGGAATCCACCGCGGCGTCCTCGGTGCTCAACGAACAGGCCCACCACCTGTCGCGCACCGTCGCCGGCTTCACGCTCGACCGCCGCGACGCGGACGATACCTTGCGGCTGCGATGA
- a CDS encoding GntR family transcriptional regulator encodes MSINQTQIAQQVVESILAQKLAPGERLGEQELADLFGVSRTMVREALMQLQARGFIEVRPRRGWYVVEPSVEDARDAFSARRIIESGILAEAGRPLQSVIPRLRAHIAEERQAIDAADAATRSFLLADFHVCLAEAMGHRTLSDMLRDLTARTTLAASLYQSRHEAAQSCAEHAAIVEALEAGDTALARERLLAHIGHVESALNPDQPLVRDRLRDSLTPLAASRAATGA; translated from the coding sequence ATGAGCATCAACCAGACCCAGATCGCGCAGCAGGTGGTGGAATCCATCCTGGCCCAGAAACTCGCCCCCGGCGAGCGGCTGGGCGAGCAAGAGCTGGCGGATCTGTTCGGCGTGAGCCGCACCATGGTCCGCGAAGCGCTGATGCAGCTGCAGGCGCGCGGCTTCATCGAGGTGCGGCCCCGGCGCGGCTGGTACGTGGTGGAGCCGTCGGTGGAAGACGCGCGCGATGCGTTCTCTGCCCGACGCATCATCGAGTCCGGCATCCTGGCCGAGGCGGGCCGGCCGCTGCAGTCCGTCATTCCCCGGCTGCGCGCGCACATCGCCGAGGAACGGCAGGCCATCGACGCGGCCGATGCCGCCACGCGCTCCTTCCTGCTGGCCGACTTCCACGTCTGCCTGGCCGAAGCCATGGGGCACCGCACGCTGAGCGACATGCTGCGCGACCTCACGGCGCGCACCACGCTGGCGGCGTCGCTCTACCAATCGCGCCATGAAGCCGCCCAATCGTGCGCCGAACACGCCGCCATCGTCGAGGCGCTGGAGGCCGGCGACACGGCCCTGGCGCGCGAGCGTCTGCTGGCCCATATCGGCCATGTGGAATCTGCGCTGAACCCCGACCAGCCCCTGGTGCGAGACCGCCTGCGCGATTCGCTCACGCCCCTGGCAGCGTCGCGCGCCGCCACCGGCGCCTGA
- a CDS encoding NCS1 family nucleobase:cation symporter-1, with the protein MPAQSGNSPHAGTALIKPGYDPRLTNEDLAPLKKQTWGQYNIFAFWMSDVHSVGGYITAGSLFALGLSSWHVLVALLVGIVIVQFFCNLVAKPSQVTSVPYPVICRASFGVLGANIPAIIRGLIAVAWYGIQTYLASSAFMILALHFYPSLDAYADVTRHGFAGLSLLGWVAFMVMWVLQALVFWHGMEAIRRFIDWAGPGVYVVMFILCGWLVWKAGWKNIDLNLGGVRFQGWDAVPVMLSAIALVVSYFSGPMLNFGDFSRYGKSFDAVKKGNFWGLPVNFVFFSLLTVLTTAATLPVFGELITDPVHTVGRIDSTTAVVLGALTFMIATIGINIVANFVSPAFDFSNVAPQHISWRTGGMIAAVGSIFITPWNLYNNPQVIHYTLDVLGSFIGPLFGILIADYYLVRKQQVDVDALYTMGREGPYWYSNGYNLRAVWTMVPSALIPILCVLIPAWRGAANYAWFIGMGLGLVIYTVLNTDRIRKS; encoded by the coding sequence CTGCCCGCACAGTCCGGCAACTCGCCGCACGCAGGCACCGCGCTCATCAAGCCGGGATACGACCCGCGCCTGACCAACGAGGACCTCGCGCCCCTGAAGAAACAGACCTGGGGCCAATACAACATCTTCGCGTTCTGGATGTCCGACGTGCACAGCGTGGGCGGCTACATCACCGCCGGCAGCCTGTTCGCGCTGGGCCTGTCGAGCTGGCATGTGCTGGTGGCCCTGCTGGTGGGCATCGTCATCGTGCAGTTCTTCTGCAACCTGGTGGCCAAGCCCAGCCAGGTGACGAGCGTGCCCTACCCCGTCATCTGCCGTGCGTCGTTCGGCGTGCTGGGCGCCAACATTCCGGCCATCATCCGCGGGCTCATCGCCGTGGCCTGGTACGGCATCCAGACCTATCTGGCGTCCAGCGCCTTCATGATCCTGGCGCTGCACTTCTATCCGTCGCTGGACGCGTATGCCGATGTCACCCGTCACGGCTTCGCCGGCCTGTCCTTGCTGGGCTGGGTCGCCTTCATGGTGATGTGGGTGCTGCAGGCGCTGGTGTTCTGGCACGGCATGGAAGCGATTCGCCGCTTCATCGACTGGGCGGGGCCGGGCGTCTACGTGGTGATGTTCATCCTGTGCGGCTGGCTGGTCTGGAAAGCCGGGTGGAAGAACATCGACCTGAACCTGGGCGGCGTGCGCTTCCAGGGCTGGGATGCGGTGCCGGTGATGCTCTCGGCCATCGCGCTGGTGGTGAGCTACTTCAGCGGGCCGATGCTGAACTTCGGCGACTTCTCGCGCTACGGCAAGAGTTTCGACGCCGTGAAGAAAGGCAACTTCTGGGGCCTGCCCGTCAACTTCGTGTTCTTCTCGCTGCTGACCGTGCTCACCACGGCGGCCACGCTGCCGGTGTTCGGCGAGCTCATCACCGACCCGGTGCACACCGTGGGCCGCATCGACTCGACCACCGCCGTGGTGCTGGGCGCGCTCACCTTCATGATCGCCACCATCGGCATCAACATCGTCGCCAACTTCGTGTCGCCGGCGTTCGATTTCTCCAACGTCGCGCCGCAGCACATCAGCTGGCGCACGGGCGGCATGATCGCCGCGGTGGGCTCGATCTTCATCACGCCCTGGAACCTGTACAACAACCCGCAGGTGATCCACTACACGCTCGACGTGCTGGGCTCGTTCATCGGGCCGCTGTTCGGCATCCTCATCGCCGACTATTACCTGGTGCGCAAGCAGCAGGTGGACGTGGACGCGCTCTACACCATGGGCCGGGAAGGCCCGTACTGGTACAGCAACGGCTACAACCTGCGCGCGGTGTGGACCATGGTGCCGTCGGCGCTCATCCCCATCCTGTGCGTGCTGATACCCGCCTGGCGCGGCGCCGCCAACTACGCCTGGTTCATCGGCATGGGCCTGGGGCTCGTCATCTACACCGTCCTGAACACCGACCGGATCCGAAAGAGTTGA
- a CDS encoding aspartate/glutamate racemase family protein: MRIQIINPNTTWSMTEKIGACARAVARPGTEIVAVSPAMGPASIESHYDEALAMPGLLQVIAQGEAAGVDGYVIACFGDPGLKAARELARGPVVGIAEAAMHLASMVGTRFSVVTTLGRTMGQAWHLAEIYGMERFCANVRACELPVLELEVPGSQARERIVDECRRALAEDGCDTIVLGCAGMADLCEHISGLLGVPVIDGVAAATTLVESLVTLRLATSKHGELARPLPKAMAGALAGFTLQPATAAHSRRAA, encoded by the coding sequence GTGCGCATCCAGATCATCAATCCCAACACCACCTGGAGCATGACCGAGAAGATCGGTGCCTGCGCCCGCGCCGTGGCGCGGCCGGGCACCGAGATCGTCGCCGTGAGCCCGGCCATGGGGCCGGCCTCCATCGAAAGCCACTACGACGAGGCGCTGGCCATGCCAGGGCTGCTGCAGGTAATCGCCCAGGGCGAAGCGGCCGGCGTGGACGGCTACGTGATCGCCTGCTTCGGCGATCCGGGCTTGAAGGCCGCGCGCGAACTGGCACGCGGCCCGGTGGTCGGCATTGCCGAGGCGGCCATGCACCTGGCCAGCATGGTCGGCACGCGCTTCTCCGTCGTCACCACGCTGGGCCGCACCATGGGCCAGGCCTGGCACCTGGCCGAGATCTACGGCATGGAGCGCTTCTGCGCCAACGTGCGTGCCTGCGAGCTGCCGGTGCTGGAGCTGGAAGTGCCCGGCTCCCAAGCCCGCGAACGCATCGTCGACGAGTGCCGCCGCGCGCTGGCCGAGGACGGCTGCGACACCATCGTGCTGGGCTGCGCCGGCATGGCCGACCTGTGCGAGCACATCAGCGGATTGCTCGGCGTGCCGGTGATCGACGGCGTGGCGGCCGCCACCACGCTGGTCGAGTCGCTGGTGACGCTGCGCCTGGCCACCAGCAAGCACGGCGAACTGGCGCGCCCGCTGCCCAAGGCCATGGCCGGCGCGCTGGCGGGGTTCACCCTGCAGCCCGCGACTGCGGCCCACAGCCGGCGCGCCGCATGA
- a CDS encoding GntR family transcriptional regulator encodes MPRDRPSTPPSSPQRAAPAPAARGRAPRPAPPDGATPAPQAERQASIESIAQDLATAIVEKRLPPGTWLREEALGRVYAVSRTKIRAALVMLAKDRLIETIPDKGAFVSRPSVQEAREVFAVRRILEAEVVRLFVAHARPADYQLLEQHIRVERTALQASTTTGRVQEKLLGDFHVALAEASGNATLAQLVRDLVARSSLIAMLYHSSNDPHCSSDEHADFLRICRKGNADAAVACMNEHLTRIENNLELDTERMDRQLDLVKALLA; translated from the coding sequence ATGCCCCGCGACCGCCCCTCCACGCCCCCGTCTAGTCCCCAGCGCGCAGCGCCCGCGCCGGCCGCCCGTGGCCGCGCCCCCCGCCCGGCCCCGCCGGATGGCGCCACACCGGCGCCGCAGGCCGAGCGCCAGGCCTCCATCGAAAGCATCGCGCAGGACCTGGCCACCGCCATCGTCGAAAAGCGCCTGCCGCCCGGCACCTGGCTGCGCGAAGAGGCGCTCGGCCGCGTGTATGCCGTCAGCCGCACCAAGATCCGCGCCGCGCTGGTGATGCTGGCCAAGGACCGGCTCATCGAGACCATCCCCGATAAGGGCGCCTTCGTCAGCCGCCCCAGCGTGCAGGAGGCGCGCGAGGTGTTCGCCGTGCGCCGCATCCTCGAAGCCGAGGTGGTGCGCCTGTTCGTGGCCCACGCCCGCCCGGCCGACTACCAGCTGCTGGAACAGCACATCCGCGTGGAGCGCACCGCCCTGCAGGCCAGCACCACCACCGGCCGCGTGCAGGAAAAGCTGCTGGGCGACTTCCACGTCGCGCTGGCCGAAGCCTCGGGCAACGCCACGCTGGCGCAGCTGGTGCGCGACCTGGTGGCGCGCAGCTCGCTTATCGCCATGCTCTACCACTCGTCGAACGACCCGCACTGCTCCAGCGACGAGCACGCCGACTTCCTGCGCATCTGCCGCAAGGGCAACGCCGACGCCGCCGTGGCCTGCATGAACGAGCACCTGACGCGCATCGAGAACAACCTGGAGCTGGACACCGAGCGCATGGACCGGCAGCTGGATCTGGTGAAGGCGCTGCTGGCGTAA
- a CDS encoding DAK2 domain-containing protein, translated as MAPLDSLILSAALQRWCAAMREAAPEFNALDARLGDGDLGTTLQKCAENMEAVLPVGDTPAVVFKACASACAKASGSSFGTLLAQAFLVAAKSPQAQQPLDRQAVQALLPALLDALSARGGAKLGDKTMLDSMAAIAEALRAAPPAADAAALKAAACAGAQSALDALRGQPNRIGRARMFAEQSKGLDDPGMVAVLRMVQAL; from the coding sequence ATGGCGCCGCTCGATAGCCTCATTCTGTCGGCCGCGCTGCAGCGCTGGTGTGCCGCCATGCGGGAGGCCGCGCCCGAATTCAATGCGCTGGATGCGCGCCTGGGCGATGGCGACCTGGGCACCACGCTGCAGAAGTGCGCGGAGAACATGGAGGCGGTGCTGCCGGTGGGCGATACCCCCGCTGTCGTGTTCAAGGCGTGCGCGTCGGCCTGCGCCAAGGCGTCGGGCTCCAGCTTCGGCACGCTGCTGGCGCAGGCGTTTCTGGTGGCGGCCAAGTCGCCGCAAGCACAGCAGCCGCTGGACCGGCAAGCCGTGCAGGCATTGCTGCCGGCCTTGCTGGACGCGCTGAGCGCGCGGGGTGGGGCCAAGCTGGGCGACAAGACCATGCTCGACAGCATGGCTGCCATTGCCGAAGCTCTGCGTGCCGCCCCGCCGGCTGCGGATGCGGCGGCCCTGAAGGCCGCTGCGTGCGCCGGCGCGCAATCCGCGCTGGACGCGCTGCGCGGACAGCCCAATCGCATCGGCCGGGCGCGCATGTTCGCGGAGCAGAGCAAGGGGCTGGACGATCCTGGCATGGTGGCCGTGCTGCGCATGGTGCAAGCGCTCTGA